The Deltaproteobacteria bacterium DNA window AAGTCAGGAGGGGTGTCATGCCGAGAGTCAAAAGCAGCGTTCGGGCCCGCGCCCGTCATAAAAAATATCTCAAGCTGGCCAAGGGTTTTCGCGGCGGCCGGCGGCGGTTGTATCGCTCTGCCCGGGAAGCGGTGGAGAGGGGTCTGGCTTTCGCTTATCGGGACCGCAAGGTCCGCAAGCGGGAGTTCAGAAGCCTGTGGATCACCCGGATTAACGCCGCCACTCGTCCTCTGGGACTCTCTTACAGCCGCTTTATCAGCGGGGCCAGGAAAGCCGGGATTGGCCTGGATCGCAAGATCTTGGCAGAGTTGGCCATTAATGACCCGGCCGGCTTTGCCCGGATTGCCGAGGTCGCCCGGCAAGCGGGCTAAGCGGTTGAATTGAGGCCTTTAGCTACTTGATTCCCCACATCGGCTAATCAGATTGATGCTGGAAGAGTTAAAAAACCTGGAGCACCAGGCCGCTGCCCAGATCGCTCAGGCCGCTGATGACGCGGCCCTGGAAGCTCTGCGGGTTTACTATCTGGGGCGCAAAGGAACGCTTACCAAGATCTTG harbors:
- the rplT gene encoding 50S ribosomal protein L20 produces the protein MPRVKSSVRARARHKKYLKLAKGFRGGRRRLYRSAREAVERGLAFAYRDRKVRKREFRSLWITRINAATRPLGLSYSRFISGARKAGIGLDRKILAELAINDPAGFARIAEVARQAG